A single Symbiobacterium thermophilum IAM 14863 DNA region contains:
- the cas8c gene encoding type I-C CRISPR-associated protein Cas8c/Csd1, producing the protein MLRELVRAADRFRAEGRLPPTAYKVKSPRWIVNLRGGKAYLEGPYARRDIAPTPAPDRQRSGTPSESNLKPYLLADDARYALGKIDPQRPHQAELQHRSFVELLNQAYQETGLAPLRAILDFLTSPEAAVIRDRIDADGLVAFRVDGTDPAENHEVQRFWARYLARELALDHSSYCAVCGEHTHILRILPREVVVLGQKCQITSFNQTAFRSFGKEQTANSPICFACASSAIDALDYMIRTERHHRVLVNNPKGRGLANQLAVFWMKDPLEVRVGEVTYEVEDLLGAVLGVGTGLGQGDPPADLAQLRALLNVPWTGKDVSLTLGDNQFYLAILSANKGRLVVREWFDVSVARLRDSLRTFLDALRMVDPSGTTVSAQTIDTLVLALESEDPNLSRSLLRSAFLGYPPPWEIAEAAVRRFRVAVARQDPALQHRLAAALKLGLVFGKSEEEVRQMEMLDPSRNVRAYLCGRLFAVLEEVQRRAAVGKLNATIADRFYGATAAAPAANLAYLLNRAQTSHLAKIRRERRGHGELEQLIGEVLARIHELGGFPKTLTLPEQAEFALGFYHQRVQFRAKGGQTSNLKVEGAVAP; encoded by the coding sequence ATGCTGCGGGAACTGGTCAGGGCAGCCGACCGTTTTCGGGCTGAGGGTCGCCTGCCGCCTACTGCGTACAAGGTCAAGTCGCCGCGATGGATTGTAAACCTGCGGGGCGGAAAGGCGTACCTGGAGGGTCCTTATGCCCGCAGGGACATAGCACCGACTCCGGCTCCGGATCGACAGCGTTCAGGAACACCCTCGGAGTCCAACCTCAAACCCTACCTGTTGGCAGATGACGCCCGTTACGCCCTTGGCAAGATCGATCCGCAACGCCCTCATCAGGCGGAGTTGCAACACCGGAGCTTTGTGGAGTTATTGAATCAGGCCTACCAGGAAACTGGGTTGGCGCCGCTGCGAGCCATCCTCGACTTTCTGACAAGTCCCGAGGCTGCCGTCATCCGCGATCGGATCGACGCTGACGGCCTGGTGGCATTCAGGGTTGATGGCACGGACCCAGCCGAAAACCATGAGGTGCAGCGATTTTGGGCCCGGTACCTGGCTAGGGAACTCGCCCTGGATCATTCCTCTTACTGTGCGGTCTGCGGCGAACACACTCACATACTGCGTATCCTTCCGCGCGAGGTCGTAGTGCTGGGACAAAAGTGCCAGATCACGTCCTTCAACCAAACGGCCTTCCGCTCCTTTGGCAAGGAACAAACCGCCAACTCTCCCATCTGTTTTGCCTGTGCCAGCAGCGCCATCGATGCGCTGGATTACATGATTCGAACCGAGCGTCACCACCGCGTCCTGGTCAACAACCCCAAGGGGCGGGGGTTGGCCAATCAGCTCGCGGTGTTCTGGATGAAAGACCCTCTCGAGGTACGGGTGGGGGAAGTGACCTATGAAGTAGAGGACCTGCTGGGCGCCGTCCTCGGCGTTGGTACCGGGCTGGGACAAGGAGACCCCCCGGCAGATCTGGCTCAACTTCGGGCCCTGTTGAACGTGCCATGGACAGGCAAGGACGTTTCCCTCACCCTGGGTGATAACCAGTTCTACTTGGCCATCCTTTCAGCCAACAAGGGGAGGCTCGTGGTCCGGGAGTGGTTTGACGTATCAGTCGCTCGCTTGAGGGACAGCCTGCGCACCTTCCTCGATGCTCTTCGTATGGTGGACCCGTCGGGGACAACTGTATCTGCGCAAACCATCGACACGCTGGTGCTGGCTCTGGAAAGCGAGGATCCGAACCTGTCCCGTAGCCTCCTCCGCAGTGCGTTTCTGGGCTACCCACCCCCGTGGGAGATCGCTGAGGCGGCGGTGCGCCGGTTTCGGGTAGCTGTCGCCAGGCAAGATCCGGCACTACAGCATCGACTCGCGGCTGCCCTCAAACTTGGCTTGGTATTTGGAAAGTCGGAGGAAGAGGTGAGGCAGATGGAAATGCTCGACCCAAGTCGCAATGTACGGGCCTATCTGTGCGGCCGCCTCTTTGCGGTATTGGAGGAAGTCCAGCGGCGGGCAGCAGTCGGCAAGCTGAACGCAACGATTGCGGATCGGTTCTACGGAGCCACTGCCGCCGCACCGGCGGCCAACCTTGCCTACCTGCTCAACCGTGCACAGACGTCCCACCTTGCAAAAATCCGGAGAGAAAGGCGGGGCCACGGGGAACTGGAACAACTGATCGGCGAGGTACTCGCTCGCATCCACGAACTGGGCGGCTTCCCCAAGACTCTGACGCTCCCTGAGCAGGCCGAGTTTGCCTTGGGCTTTTACCATCAACGAGTGCAGTTCAGAGCTAAGGGCGGTCAAACATCCAACTTGAAGGTGGAAGGGGCTGTTGCACCGTGA
- a CDS encoding IS110 family transposase, which translates to MQLKQRARKLALVRGEPTVVVGIDIAKRKHWAWVVDGRTEVPVGSPFHFQNSREGFDRLLGKIARAKEKAGATRVVVGMEPTGHYWKPLAWYLQQVGFTVVIVNPAHVKASKELDDNSPTKNDRKDAWLNAQLVLQGRFSVPYLPDGVYAELRILTQARQQHRRKLNAALNQLQALLDEYFPEYTEVFADPLGQASLYVLQYRPFPQDVLAVPVTQLAAELRAASNRRVGLRRAQDLQEAARRSIGVPYGLDAARLQLRQILQEVIFWKERLAETEAAMAEALEKTGLAQYLLSVPGVGVVTAAAFLGEVGDLRRYADWRQLRKLAGYNLTENTSGQRDRSRTPISKRGRPGLRHVLYQMAMTAAAKNREFRALYKHFRTRQQNPLKGKQALVALACKLLRVLFTLVRKQCSYDPARALGAWRAEQLGLTA; encoded by the coding sequence ATGCAATTGAAGCAGCGAGCCAGGAAATTGGCCCTGGTCCGAGGTGAACCCACGGTGGTGGTCGGTATCGACATCGCCAAGCGGAAGCACTGGGCCTGGGTGGTCGACGGACGGACCGAGGTGCCCGTGGGCAGCCCCTTCCATTTCCAGAATAGCAGGGAAGGGTTCGACCGTCTACTGGGAAAGATCGCACGAGCGAAGGAGAAGGCTGGCGCTACCCGCGTGGTGGTGGGGATGGAACCGACCGGGCACTACTGGAAGCCGCTGGCGTGGTATCTCCAGCAGGTGGGCTTCACGGTGGTCATCGTCAACCCGGCCCATGTCAAGGCGAGCAAGGAACTGGACGATAACTCGCCCACGAAGAACGACCGTAAAGACGCCTGGCTCAACGCCCAGTTGGTCCTGCAAGGCCGGTTCTCCGTGCCGTATCTGCCAGACGGGGTCTATGCAGAACTGCGGATCCTAACCCAGGCCCGGCAGCAACACCGGAGGAAGCTGAACGCCGCCCTGAATCAGCTGCAGGCGCTCCTGGACGAGTACTTCCCGGAGTACACGGAGGTGTTTGCCGACCCGCTCGGTCAGGCGTCGCTGTATGTGCTGCAGTACCGGCCGTTTCCACAGGATGTGCTGGCGGTGCCGGTGACTCAGCTGGCGGCGGAACTCCGGGCTGCCAGCAACCGGCGGGTTGGGCTCCGGCGGGCCCAGGACCTGCAGGAAGCGGCTCGGCGGTCTATAGGGGTGCCGTACGGGCTGGACGCCGCCCGGCTTCAGCTGCGGCAGATCCTCCAAGAAGTGATCTTTTGGAAGGAACGGTTGGCGGAGACGGAGGCGGCAATGGCCGAGGCGTTGGAGAAGACGGGCCTCGCCCAGTACCTGCTGAGCGTGCCTGGGGTCGGTGTGGTGACCGCTGCTGCCTTCCTAGGCGAGGTAGGCGACCTGCGCCGGTATGCGGACTGGCGGCAACTTCGCAAGCTGGCGGGCTACAACCTGACAGAGAACACGTCGGGGCAGCGGGACCGTAGCCGGACGCCCATCAGCAAGCGCGGCCGGCCTGGACTGCGCCACGTGCTGTACCAGATGGCGATGACGGCGGCCGCCAAGAACCGGGAGTTTCGAGCGCTGTACAAGCACTTCAGGACTCGCCAGCAGAACCCGCTCAAGGGCAAGCAGGCCCTGGTGGCGCTGGCGTGCAAGCTGTTGCGGGTGCTGTTCACCCTGGTCAGGAAGCAGTGTAGCTATGATCCGGCCAGGGCCTTGGGGGCCTGGCGGGCGGAGCAGTTAGGTCTCACCGCCTGA
- a CDS encoding IS256 family transposase, with amino-acid sequence MMEAEVTAIVGPKGKHNPNRKAFRHGAEEGRVVLGGRKVPIQRPRVRTKDGQEVRLSSYEAFQDEQLLTQAALERMLHGLSTRRYHHGLEPVGDDLPAVATSKSSVSRHFVAATRKALAELLARPLGDQRYLVLMLDGIEVADHTVVVALGITDDGQKQILGLWEGATENATVCRALLTDLVERGLRVDGGILVVIDGAKALRAAVRDVLGARATVQRCQVHKKRNVLDHLPDEARAWVSRKLEQAWRETDYEKARTALTSLAKTLDDKYPGAAASLREGLEETLTVLRLELPEALRKTLRSTNPIESAFEKVRMASRNVKRWRNGQQVLRWTAAGLLEAEKGFRRIKGYRQLPMLSEALSRHAAPEASSAVQTA; translated from the coding sequence ATGATGGAGGCAGAGGTGACGGCCATCGTCGGCCCCAAGGGCAAGCACAACCCCAATCGAAAGGCTTTTCGGCACGGTGCCGAGGAGGGGCGGGTGGTGCTGGGGGGACGGAAGGTACCCATCCAGCGGCCTCGGGTGCGGACGAAGGACGGACAGGAGGTCAGGCTCTCGAGCTACGAAGCCTTCCAGGATGAGCAGTTGCTGACGCAGGCCGCCCTGGAACGGATGCTTCATGGCCTCTCCACTCGGCGCTACCATCATGGCCTGGAGCCGGTGGGCGACGATCTGCCGGCCGTGGCTACGTCCAAGAGCAGCGTAAGCCGGCACTTCGTGGCGGCCACACGCAAGGCACTGGCTGAGCTGCTGGCGAGGCCGCTTGGTGATCAGCGCTACCTGGTGCTGATGCTGGACGGGATCGAAGTCGCAGACCACACCGTGGTGGTCGCACTGGGGATCACGGACGACGGGCAAAAGCAGATCCTCGGCCTCTGGGAAGGGGCTACCGAGAACGCAACCGTCTGTCGCGCCCTGCTAACAGACCTGGTGGAACGCGGCCTGCGGGTGGACGGGGGCATCCTGGTGGTGATAGATGGGGCCAAGGCCCTCAGGGCTGCCGTGCGGGACGTGCTGGGTGCCAGGGCGACCGTGCAGCGATGCCAAGTTCACAAAAAGCGCAACGTGCTGGACCACCTGCCGGACGAGGCTCGCGCGTGGGTCAGCCGCAAGCTGGAGCAAGCCTGGAGGGAGACGGACTACGAGAAGGCCCGGACTGCTCTCACCAGCCTGGCCAAGACCCTGGACGACAAGTATCCGGGCGCCGCCGCCAGCCTGCGCGAGGGGCTCGAGGAGACCCTGACCGTCCTGCGGCTGGAACTGCCCGAGGCGCTGCGCAAGACTCTCCGTTCCACGAACCCCATCGAGTCCGCCTTCGAGAAGGTACGGATGGCTAGCCGCAACGTCAAGCGCTGGCGGAACGGCCAGCAGGTGCTGCGCTGGACTGCCGCGGGCCTCCTGGAAGCGGAGAAGGGCTTCCGGCGCATCAAGGGATACCGCCAGCTCCCAATGCTGTCGGAAGCCCTAAGCAGACACGCCGCTCCAGAAGCATCCAGCGCCGTGCAAACGGCCTAA
- the cas7c gene encoding type I-C CRISPR-associated protein Cas7/Csd2 produces the protein MSHTDVSKRHEFVLLFDVRDGNPNGDPDAGNLPRIDPETMHGLVTDVALKRKVRDYVSGVLGKPIFIQSKVALNTLILGAFRHVGYEPVVTSLQGEELEDEELMAWLAGKADAGFAVDGERLLYSGESLRQQDIIRALTEGIDEEQRELNRKLRDLGRRLADAAKARKGELTAETQDKARKWLCQTYYDIRMFGAVLSTGLNAGQVRGPVQLTFARSQHPITPLDLSITRQARTTTVRMATGPTEMGRKPIVPYGLYRAHGFFNPFLAEKTGVTDDDLRILWDALQHLFDYDRSAVRGEMNMRGLWVFTHDDAKGCAPTHKLFELIQTDKLRNGVEVPRDFSHYDVQSPPEGPLDALGYPGVTLTCLVKP, from the coding sequence GTGAGTCACACGGATGTGAGTAAGCGTCATGAGTTTGTCCTGCTGTTTGACGTACGGGACGGGAATCCCAACGGTGATCCCGATGCCGGCAACTTACCACGGATCGACCCCGAAACCATGCACGGCTTGGTTACGGATGTAGCACTCAAGCGCAAGGTACGAGACTACGTGTCCGGCGTCCTCGGCAAACCCATCTTTATCCAGAGCAAGGTCGCCCTCAACACCCTCATCCTGGGGGCATTCCGGCACGTGGGGTACGAGCCTGTTGTTACCTCGCTCCAGGGCGAGGAGCTGGAGGACGAGGAGTTGATGGCCTGGCTGGCCGGAAAGGCAGACGCCGGCTTCGCCGTAGACGGCGAGCGACTCCTGTACTCCGGCGAGTCTCTTCGTCAACAGGACATCATTCGGGCACTCACTGAGGGCATTGACGAAGAACAGCGAGAGCTAAACCGTAAACTACGAGACCTTGGCCGGCGCCTGGCCGACGCCGCCAAGGCCCGCAAGGGCGAACTGACGGCTGAGACTCAGGATAAGGCGCGCAAATGGCTGTGCCAAACCTACTACGACATTCGGATGTTCGGCGCTGTGCTCTCCACGGGTCTCAACGCCGGTCAGGTACGTGGGCCGGTGCAGCTTACCTTTGCCCGCTCCCAGCATCCCATTACCCCCCTGGACCTGTCCATCACCCGCCAGGCCCGTACCACTACAGTGCGCATGGCAACCGGCCCAACAGAGATGGGCCGTAAGCCGATCGTCCCCTATGGCCTCTACCGCGCCCACGGCTTCTTTAACCCGTTCCTCGCCGAGAAAACCGGCGTAACGGATGACGATCTCCGCATCCTCTGGGACGCGCTGCAGCACCTATTTGACTACGACCGTTCTGCCGTCCGTGGCGAAATGAACATGCGGGGCCTCTGGGTCTTCACCCATGATGACGCCAAGGGGTGCGCCCCGACGCACAAACTTTTCGAGCTAATTCAGACGGATAAACTCCGGAATGGGGTTGAGGTCCCCCGCGATTTCAGCCACTACGATGTACAGTCACCACCTGAAGGTCCCCTGGATGCACTTGGTTACCCCGGCGTTACCCTTACGTGCCTGGTGAAGCCGTAA
- a CDS encoding transposase has protein sequence MAAVAGPDRSGMVIVDIDLTGQKVRGETRQYTGTDFGYIQGKLARGYQIAAAFLSGKQQRFAIDGLLKSGKANSRSGACLLELIPRIEARIGRPLRRVEWVEACLAQQKARVRQLYQQLQTVSGKGSARRKQKLQREFQEEVQHLREVNQRLRQYRQENRTNLAPLRILLRADSAFGTPEVIQRLLELGYEFTIKSYSGSNVAYKHLFDAVPAENWVEVEKNRFASEAVTVPGPTLLAPYPVRLVAMRRWDADGREVRSVILTTLQPEELTTTEVVKLYHGRQTIEAGFQEWKGTFHFGTPRLRKYEANAAFTQLVLFAFNLVRWAWRFLSTNSPKLAEAGSRLLVRVAARCRATIRCLGDTLRLVFSRGTPLAGAEITLNRATPYPYALLTPRMSSCSRET, from the coding sequence GTGGCTGCCGTAGCAGGTCCAGACCGCTCCGGAATGGTCATCGTCGACATTGACCTCACCGGCCAGAAGGTTCGGGGCGAGACCAGGCAGTACACCGGTACCGACTTCGGCTACATCCAGGGGAAGTTGGCCCGAGGCTATCAGATCGCAGCCGCCTTCCTCAGCGGGAAGCAGCAGCGCTTTGCCATCGACGGCCTTCTCAAGTCCGGCAAGGCCAACAGCCGTTCCGGCGCCTGCCTGCTCGAACTGATTCCCAGGATCGAAGCCCGGATTGGTCGTCCCCTGCGGCGAGTCGAATGGGTCGAGGCATGCCTGGCTCAGCAGAAGGCTCGGGTCAGGCAGCTGTATCAGCAACTGCAGACGGTATCAGGCAAGGGCAGCGCCCGCCGGAAGCAGAAGCTGCAGCGTGAGTTCCAGGAGGAGGTTCAGCACCTCCGTGAAGTGAACCAGCGACTCCGGCAGTACCGGCAGGAGAATCGGACGAACCTGGCTCCCCTCCGTATTCTGCTGCGAGCTGACAGCGCCTTTGGCACGCCGGAAGTGATCCAGCGCCTGCTGGAACTGGGGTATGAGTTCACCATCAAGTCCTACTCCGGGAGCAACGTCGCCTACAAGCACCTCTTCGACGCTGTACCGGCAGAGAACTGGGTTGAAGTCGAGAAGAACCGGTTTGCCTCCGAAGCCGTTACCGTACCTGGCCCCACTTTGCTCGCACCGTATCCGGTGCGACTGGTCGCCATGCGCCGCTGGGACGCCGATGGCCGGGAGGTCCGCAGCGTCATCCTGACTACGCTCCAGCCTGAGGAGCTCACCACGACAGAGGTCGTCAAGCTCTACCATGGACGGCAGACCATCGAAGCCGGGTTCCAGGAGTGGAAGGGAACGTTCCACTTTGGTACTCCTCGGCTGCGGAAGTATGAGGCCAACGCCGCCTTCACGCAGCTGGTCTTGTTCGCCTTCAACCTGGTGCGCTGGGCTTGGCGGTTTCTGAGCACGAACTCGCCCAAACTGGCCGAGGCGGGGAGTCGACTCTTGGTACGAGTAGCGGCCCGGTGCCGAGCAACCATTCGGTGCCTCGGCGACACGCTGCGGTTGGTGTTCAGCCGGGGTACTCCCCTGGCTGGAGCTGAGATTACCCTGAACCGGGCCACTCCCTACCCATACGCCCTTTTAACACCACGAATGTCGAGTTGTTCGCGTGAAACTTGA
- a CDS encoding CRISPR-associated helicase/endonuclease Cas3 yields MSPIPCYAHSPGPRGWHDLYSHLTEVARMACQFAAPFGAGELAYWIGFCHDLGKINPAFQQYLETVNCGQPHPVVPHAIWGGALAYWLLWKHKQDAYMWKLLALPIYGHHAGLPNGGTISSVLEHFVQETPVALDQMMAYLQEHKALLPRLRAPALTGTRLELFIRMVYSALVDADYLDTEGHFNPAEASKRGGWPRLEELLEQFKRNQQEFMARVPDTLVNRVRREVYEACWHAAERPPGIFRLTVPTGGGKTRSGLAFALRHAVIHGLRRVVVAIPYTSIIDQTATEYRKILGNAAVVEHHSQLQPPEDESQSELALRQRLATENWDAPLIVTTTVQLFESLFSARPHQARKLHNLARSVILLDEVQSLPPEILAPTVDVLRSLVENYGVTVVLCTATQPALDRVPALSDFQEVGISEIVTDYPRHFTLLRRVQYERRAEPMTWAELAREVANRSQIMVVLNRRRDALALLEVLKEDPDVFHLSTLLCGAHRREVLNEVKQRLKDGKRVRLISTQVVEAGVDLDFPEVWRAVGPLDRIVQAAGRCNREGARHFGRLVIFEPAEGGSPSGPYKVGIEKARQILEHYPPDALHSPDIFREYFAELYSTVNLDAKNIQQLREDLNYPEVASRYRLIAEDTVPVVVDYKDGFRRLDDWLRRPTLEAWRALQPYVVSIYRREVHQNTEWLEPVFGGLYRWSGGYDPKRGLVQSFHDPSDLIA; encoded by the coding sequence GTGAGTCCCATTCCCTGCTACGCCCACAGTCCTGGGCCACGGGGGTGGCACGACCTCTATTCCCACCTGACAGAAGTGGCACGAATGGCCTGCCAGTTCGCCGCACCATTCGGTGCTGGGGAACTAGCGTATTGGATCGGGTTCTGCCACGATCTTGGCAAGATAAACCCCGCATTCCAACAGTACCTTGAAACCGTGAACTGTGGACAGCCGCACCCCGTCGTTCCTCACGCCATCTGGGGAGGAGCCCTCGCGTACTGGCTGCTCTGGAAACACAAACAAGATGCTTACATGTGGAAGCTCCTCGCCTTACCCATTTACGGCCACCATGCTGGTCTCCCCAACGGCGGCACAATCAGTTCGGTGTTGGAGCACTTCGTACAGGAAACCCCCGTCGCCCTGGACCAGATGATGGCCTACCTCCAAGAGCACAAGGCTCTGCTTCCCAGGCTCCGTGCCCCTGCCCTTACTGGCACCCGTCTCGAGCTTTTTATTCGAATGGTTTACTCAGCACTCGTTGACGCCGACTACCTCGATACCGAAGGTCACTTTAACCCCGCGGAGGCATCCAAACGAGGCGGATGGCCAAGGCTTGAGGAGTTGCTAGAGCAGTTCAAGCGAAATCAACAGGAGTTCATGGCGCGGGTGCCGGACACACTCGTAAATCGTGTCCGGCGCGAAGTATACGAAGCTTGTTGGCACGCTGCAGAACGACCACCGGGCATTTTCCGCCTCACTGTTCCCACTGGAGGCGGTAAAACTCGGAGCGGCCTGGCATTTGCTCTGAGGCATGCCGTTATTCATGGCCTGCGAAGGGTCGTTGTGGCCATACCTTACACGAGCATCATAGACCAGACAGCTACCGAATACCGGAAGATTCTTGGCAACGCTGCGGTGGTGGAACACCACAGCCAGTTACAACCGCCGGAAGATGAAAGCCAGTCAGAACTGGCCCTGCGGCAACGGTTAGCAACGGAAAACTGGGACGCCCCCCTTATTGTCACCACCACCGTGCAACTCTTCGAAAGCCTCTTTTCAGCCCGTCCACACCAGGCACGCAAGCTTCATAACTTGGCACGCTCAGTAATCCTTCTTGACGAGGTACAGTCGCTGCCTCCAGAAATTCTGGCGCCTACTGTCGACGTGTTGCGGAGTTTAGTAGAGAACTACGGGGTAACCGTCGTTCTATGTACTGCCACTCAGCCGGCCCTGGATAGGGTCCCTGCACTATCTGACTTCCAGGAAGTAGGGATCTCCGAGATCGTAACGGACTACCCGCGACACTTCACCTTGTTACGGCGCGTTCAGTATGAGCGCAGGGCGGAGCCTATGACATGGGCAGAGTTGGCTCGGGAAGTAGCTAATCGGTCGCAAATCATGGTGGTGCTGAACCGCCGTCGCGATGCGCTTGCCCTCTTGGAAGTACTCAAAGAAGACCCCGATGTCTTCCACCTTTCCACGCTTCTTTGCGGTGCACACCGCCGTGAAGTCCTTAACGAGGTCAAACAACGCCTTAAGGACGGCAAACGCGTACGGCTCATCAGTACACAGGTCGTGGAGGCCGGGGTTGATCTCGATTTCCCTGAGGTTTGGCGTGCTGTTGGTCCCCTCGATCGCATTGTTCAAGCTGCGGGGAGATGCAATCGGGAAGGTGCGCGCCATTTCGGACGGCTCGTGATCTTCGAGCCTGCTGAGGGCGGAAGCCCGAGCGGTCCATATAAGGTTGGAATCGAGAAGGCAAGACAGATACTGGAACACTACCCTCCGGACGCTTTACACAGTCCAGATATCTTCCGCGAGTATTTTGCGGAGCTCTACTCCACGGTCAACCTCGACGCCAAGAACATCCAGCAGTTACGGGAAGACCTGAACTATCCAGAGGTGGCTTCCCGTTACCGTCTCATTGCCGAGGATACAGTGCCTGTCGTTGTCGATTACAAGGATGGGTTTCGCCGCCTAGACGACTGGCTCCGGCGCCCAACACTCGAAGCATGGCGGGCTTTGCAACCATACGTGGTCAGCATCTATCGCAGGGAGGTACACCAGAACACAGAGTGGCTGGAACCGGTCTTTGGCGGGCTCTATCGTTGGTCCGGTGGCTATGATCCCAAACGTGGGCTGGTGCAATCCTTCCATGACCCCAGCGATCTGATTGCATGA
- the cas5c gene encoding type I-C CRISPR-associated protein Cas5c produces the protein MDDKARVAVKVWGDMACFSRPEFKVERVSYPVMTPSAARGILEAIFWRPEFRYQIRAIGVLKPGKTISILRNELAERQGNAPIFIEDQRQQRASLVLRDVAYLIHADMVLRPHATDPIYKYVDQFRRRVERGQYHHAPYLGTREFPAFFSPDNGETPPDLNLDVGPMLFDIAFIPSSQRPEMEFHRHGPGGACRVTGYAQPLFFDARVEHGWLHVPPQKYDDLYRMEGDDAAGTGQGSRPFSG, from the coding sequence GTGGACGACAAGGCACGGGTGGCAGTCAAGGTATGGGGAGACATGGCGTGTTTTTCCCGTCCCGAGTTCAAGGTCGAACGGGTCTCTTACCCCGTCATGACCCCGAGTGCTGCCAGGGGGATTCTGGAGGCTATATTCTGGCGGCCGGAGTTCCGTTACCAGATCCGGGCAATCGGCGTTCTCAAACCCGGCAAGACGATCTCTATCCTCCGTAATGAACTGGCAGAGCGCCAGGGTAATGCGCCGATCTTCATTGAAGATCAACGGCAACAACGCGCCAGCCTCGTCTTACGGGACGTGGCATACCTCATTCACGCTGACATGGTACTGCGCCCGCACGCTACCGATCCCATCTACAAGTATGTGGACCAGTTTCGTCGAAGGGTCGAACGCGGGCAGTACCACCACGCGCCCTACCTCGGTACCCGGGAGTTCCCGGCCTTCTTCAGTCCCGATAACGGTGAGACCCCTCCGGACTTGAATCTGGACGTTGGCCCGATGCTGTTTGACATCGCCTTTATCCCTTCCTCCCAGAGGCCAGAAATGGAGTTCCACCGCCACGGCCCAGGAGGAGCCTGCCGGGTAACCGGGTACGCCCAACCTCTGTTCTTTGATGCCCGCGTCGAGCATGGGTGGCTACACGTGCCGCCACAGAAGTACGACGACCTGTATCGAATGGAGGGGGACGATGCTGCGGGAACTGGTCAGGGCAGCCGACCGTTTTCGGGCTGA